One genomic window of Camelina sativa cultivar DH55 chromosome 5, Cs, whole genome shotgun sequence includes the following:
- the LOC104785923 gene encoding probable F-box protein At1g60180: MATSSSTVTDTDLISTVHQDIIESHILTRLDGATLASVSCVSSHLHSLASNEILWSKICRSTWPSCSDGSRSFFSDAYSMVEMETTTAAGSFSDLDRLFPELISAVDLRYRGELILSRVVKTETTTAWFQSSPLRIDLVDGKDTVATPIKRRRRTEDTCCDLEKDLTLSWIVIDPIGKRAANLSSHRPVSVQRNWISGEVEAQFATVVETEECVITVVTCGEEEMHVREVSLKVEKMEGTHLNGGDSLVILRKVMEGKRVNGRHREVESKRRHEEFMEKKREMKEKKMRVESVFDILTVSFGILGFVSLVVFCLWRTST, from the coding sequence ATGGCCACTTCCTCCTCCACCGTAACAGATACAGATTTAATCTCCACCGTCCATCAGGACATCATAGAGTCTCACATCTTGACACGTCTCGACGGCGCAACCTTAGCCTCCGTCTCGTGCGTCTCCTCGCATCTTCACAGTCTCGCTTCAAACGAGATCCTCTGGTCCAAAATCTGCCGATCCACGTGGCCTTCTTGCTCTGACGGTTCTCGTTCTTTTTTCTCCGACGCGTATTCTATGGTGGAAATGGAAACAACCACCGCCGCCGGTTCATTCTCTGATCTCGACCGTCTGTTTCCGGAACTGATCTCCGCCGTTGATCTTCGCTACAGAGGGGAGTTGATTCTCAGCAGAGTCGTGAAGACGGAGACCACGACGGCGTGGTTTCAGAGCTCTCCGTTGAGGATCGATCTGGTGGACGGGAAGGATACGGTTGCGACGCCGATTAAACGAAGGCGGAGGACGGAAGACACGTGTTGTGATCTGGAGAAGGATTTGACTCTGAGCTGGATCGTGATTGACCCGATCGGGAAACGAGCGGCGAATCTGTCGAGTCACCGGCCGGTGTCGGTGCAGAGGAACTGGATAAGCGGAGAAGTGGAGGCGCAGTTCGCGACGGTGGTGGAGACGGAGGAGTGTGTGATCACGGTGGTCACGTGCGGTGAGGAGGAGATGCACGTGAGGGAGGTGAGTCTCAAGGTTGAGAAGATGGAGGGAACGCATTTGAACGGTGGGGATAGTTTGGTAATTTTGAGGAAGGTAATGGAGGGTAAAAGGGTAAATGGAAGACATAGAGAAGTAGAATCGAAGAGGAGACACGAAGAGtttatggagaagaagagagagatgaaggagaagaagatgagggtAGAATCGGTATTTGACATTTTGACTGTATCTTTTGGGATTTTAGGCTTTGTGTCTCttgttgtgttttgtctttGGAGAACCTCTACATGA
- the LOC104785921 gene encoding casparian strip membrane protein 1-like, translating into MTKESTTIDVGEPSTVTKSSSHVVVDGKKKKGFVATATGGGAKRGLAIFDFLLRLGAIAVTIGAASVMYTAEETLPFFTQFLQFQAGYDDLPAFQFFVIAVAIVASYLVLSLPFSIIAIIRPLAVAPRLVLLICDTLVVTLNTSAAAAAASIVYLAHNGNPNTNWLPICQQFGDFCQNVSTAVVAASIAILFFIVLIIISAVALKRH; encoded by the exons ATGACGAAAGAGTCCACCACCATTGACGTCGGCGAGCCAAGCACCGTGACCAAAAGTTCAAGCCATGTCGTAGTTgacgggaagaagaagaagggctTTGTGGCAACCGCCACAGGAGGTGGCGCCAAGAGAGGTTTGGCCATATTCGATTTCCTCCTCCGTTTGGGGGCCATAGCAGTCACCATTGGGGCTGCCTCTGTCATGTACACCGCTGAGGAGACTCTACCCTTCTTCACTCAGTTCCTCCAATTCCAAGCCGGTTACGATGACCTTCCAGCATTTCA GTTCTTTGTGATAGCCGTAGCCATAGTGGCCAGCTATCTCGTCCTTTCACTTCCCTTCTCCATCATAGCTATTATCCGTCCACTCGCTGTTGCGCCCCGGCTGGTCCTCCTCATCTGCGATACT ttggtCGTGACGCTCAAcacatcagcagcagcagcggcAGCATCAATCGTCTACCTTGCACACAACGGCAACCCAAACACCAACTGGCTCCCTATCTGTCAGCAATTTGGAGATTTCTGCCAGAACGTTAGCACCGCTGTTGTAGCCGCTTCTATCGcgattctcttcttcatcgttctcatcatcatctccgcCGTCGCCCTCAAGAGGCATTGA
- the LOC104788972 gene encoding uncharacterized protein LOC104788972 — translation MAKIRRRFPKRHIRRDVHHVDFFGQRLIVTVTHTTSVIRRWIQSIRFFSRLRLSHPLVVGLGVQWTPGGPDPPPDTLQLCVGIRCLIIQLSHCKSMPNVLRSFLEDRTITFVGVWNSQDQDKLERFYHQLDIWRLLDIRYYLPIWLRYSSFEKIVEERLGHRGVRKDKKICMSDWGVHKLYYDQIVQASHDVYVCCKLGVEERIWEM, via the coding sequence ATGGCTAAGATCAGAAGAAGATTCCCAAAGCGCCATATCCGCCGAGACGTACACCACGTCGATTTTTTTGGACAACGTTTGATCGTCACGGTCACTCATACTACTTCAGTGATCCGTCGATGGATCCAAAGCATTCGCTTCTTCAGCCGTCTTCGTTTGTCACACCCTCTCGTTGTCGGACTCGGCGTCCAATGGACACCCGGTGGTCCCGATCCACCACCGGACACTCTCCAGTTATGTGTTGGTATCCGCTGTCTCATCATCCAGTTGTCTCACTGTAAGAGCATGCCTAACGTCCTCCGAAGTTTTTTGGAAGATCGCACAATCACTTTTGTTGGCGTCTGGAACAGCCAGGACCAGGACAAGCTCGAGAGATTTTACCATCAGTTGGACATCTGGAGACTTCTCGACATAAGGTACTATCTGCCTATTTGGCTCCGGTATAGTTCCTTTGAGAAGATCGTGGAGGAGCGTTTGGGGCACAGAGGAGTGAGGAAAGATAAGAAGATATGTATGAGTGATTGGGGCGTTCACAAACTTTATTATGATCAGATAGTTCAGGCATCACATGATGTCTATGTTTGCTGCAAGCTCGGTGTTGAGGAACGTATTTGGGAAATGTGA